Genomic window (Nymphaea colorata isolate Beijing-Zhang1983 chromosome 1, ASM883128v2, whole genome shotgun sequence):
TCCATGAAGCGTCTGCCTCACACTCCTTTCTAACTGGTTTTTCTTTAGCACTGGGCGTCCTGAAACTAGGCCTTCTTGCAACAAACAACAGCAGCTGCCACCATGGAGCAGGAGAAGCCGCCGCCTTCGGCGACCGTCCGACAACAAGCCGGCCAATGCCTCTACAAGGAGGAAGGCCTGCTGCGGCCTCCGCGGAGGACGAACGCTGTCGTCTGGTGCTTCGCCATCTTCTGCTCAATCTGCAGCCTCCTGCTCATACTCGCCAGCGTCATCACCCTTATCGTCTTCCTCGCCGTGAAGCCCGAACACCCTTCTTTCGATATCGCAAACGCGAGCCTCAACAGCATCTACATCGACTCGCTGAGCTTGCTCAATGGAGAACTCTTCATCCTTGCCAATTTCACGAACCCAACTCAGAGAATCGATGTTGGGTTCGAGTATTTGAACATCGAGCTCCTCTTCCATGGCACGCTGATCGCTGCCCGGGCGATCAAACCTTTTGAGCAGAGGAGCGGGGGGTCGAGGCTGCAGACGATACAGATGGTGTCGAGCGAGGTCCCTCTGCCGCCGATGGTCTTGTTGGAACTCCAGCGGCAGGTGAGGAACAACAGAATTCAGTATGAGATCAGGGGGAACTTCAAAACTAGAGCAGGGTTGGGGCTGAGCCAAATCACGTACTGGGTCAATAGACAGTGCTTGGTTGAGCTCACAAGCCCACCTAATGGAGTCTTGGTCGGCCGTAGCTGCAGAACGAATTAATggaaattttctctttttctcttcgtttttctcatttcctcttCTATGCCTGGGAATGCAGGGTATTTGTTTTGTACACAAAAGCTATAAAAATGGCGGTCAATGCAAAAGCCAAAATTCTTTGGTTGtaagagaagaaaagatcaaccaaaagaagaagatgttcaGGGCATGCAATCCACATAGATTATTTCTGTTACAGTTGAAATTTATGATACCAAATGTATTTTTCTGCAcattgaaatgaagaaaaataatggCAGCATCCAAGTCCCTGGTTTGGGATGCAATTGGTTGGGATATGATTTTaggattttggttttttggctGTAGTTTGAATTCCACTAAatccacctttctttttttaagattATCCGAATGATTTAAAGTGCTTAGTACTTTGTAACTTGAGTTGAATAACAACAGATTGCCAAGGATGGAAACTTTATATACAAGAAACGCATATGGCTTTAGCTAACTTGTTTGTCTTCCTCTCCGCAATTTTTTGCATTGCAGCACCACTCTTTCCGGTGATATGCACTATAAGAAATCCTGAAGTTCTTGTAATATGCAGAACATGGTATGCTAGTAGTTGTTTGCAGAATCTCACAGAATGGGAAAATGATAAAGGGCTACTAAGAAatcaaaagtttctttttcccAATTCCATTTGGCACTACACATCGAGAAAAAACAACTGCAAGAAGTCGAACCTTGCCGTGAACAGTTCTATCTTGCCTCTGGTCATATTGATTTTCAGACCTTCCACAGAGCCCGGGAGAATGAGATCTAGCATTAGATTGTTGCTTCTTTCCATGTTGATATTGTCTTTCCTAAAGCACCAGAGTATGAGCTTTAGGCCTTGTCATGCAATCACCATCTGATCCTCTTTTTCCCCCAAAAATATAATTCACTAGTTCAGCCAAATAACCGTGGATGCGCCGGTGGTACTCCGTTGGTTATAATTTTTTCACCGTTCAGGGCAACATTTGCTCGCCCTCGTCATGCTTCGCGCTTTGATCTCACCAACATAGCAGACACTTTGTGGATCCTACTGTCGTTTGAATTCCATATTTGAAGGTGAGGACAGAGGGCTTTCCATTATGCCTCAAGCATTTTTGCTATGAGCTTCTGCAGAACAGATTTCTTTCGGAAGAAAACCTCCCCTTCGAAAGGTAAGAGCTCCTAGCGCACCCAGAGAAAGAGGCCATCATCCGCCAacaaagaagttaaaaaaacaaaattaatttgaagaaaTGGCTTGCATTTGCTTCTGCTGAAGAGAAGCCATCATCAAAAGCAAAACTAGATCCGAATAGCTTTAGTTAAAGATGAATTTGAAGGAAAAAGTTGCTACAAATGGCGGCATATAATTGATTCATTGAAATATGAGATGGATCAGGCTTGAAATATTCAGGCAAAAGAGCAGCAGAAGCCGCGGCACCGTTTGCTCTTTTTATGCGGTTGTGTACGTGACGTTCTCTGTGGCTAGAAAAAATAGTCCTGTATCGATGAAATGGGAAAGGGCAAAGACGAAAGGTGGCATATAAAAGGGATTGAACGGGCTTGGTTAAGGCATACTTACCTGGACGGGGTCTATCGATGATCAAAAAGGTCGATGGCCTAGGGCAACTGCCTCCATTGCACTTAGGAGGAGAGTTGTTCTACCATCTCCCCAAGTGGGAGAGTGGACGTCATAATTTGTGGTAGCGGGGGAACGCGTTCGCGCGGCCCCCACCATTCCctaattaaattttttgtctttgtttataGCTTAATGACTTTTTCATATGAGCTATGTAGGTCGATTAACCTGATTGGTTGAGTTCATCCAGGGACGCGGAATTTATTTATAGTTAGCTTTTTAAGAATATTGGAACACGGTAATTCTTAACTAATTGGCATTGAGCCCTTTGAAATTGCTTTCCTTCAGATTTTCTCGTCTTATGCGTAAAAATCAAAACAACTCGCCTGAGGTATTTGTTCGTTGCATAGATGGAGGACCTCTTTACGTCTGCGTGCTGCTAATGTGataattaacaaaaacaaaagacttTCTACTCtcaaaaaatattataactaATTCAATAATATTATCTAATCAAAGGTAATTAGCAAAATCCAAGGAACTTTTATCCAAATTCAAGATTGTGCTCCTGCATCGATTTCCCAGCCTTAAATCCAAACATGAGATCTTATAGAGACTGTTCCCCCGCTCTCAAGGCCCAAAGGTGTTTCGCAAAGTCCAAGAAGTTTGTGCCTACAACATATTTTcaacaacatgaaaaatgaTGACAGAAGCCTCACTCCGTTGATTATTTCATCCTCATTGGTCATGAATTGATtgaattaatgagaaaaagcaagaaaagttGTCGTGTTGGACGAGGACCCAATGTGCTGCAATCACATTCTGATCCTCTTTTTCCCCATGTAAAGCATGTTTCTCCATTACGGGCAATTCATcaattcagaaaccaaagaaccGTGAATGAACCAGTAGCACCTCTGTTCGTTATAATTTTTTCACCATTCCTGGATCCATCTTGTCATATTGCATGCTTTGATCTACACCAACATAGCAGATACTTTGGATCCTACTGTCACTTCAGTTCCGTACTCAAGGTGAGGAAGGGCTCATATGACTTAAGCATTTATACTGTTATCTTTCTGCAGAACAGATTTCGTTACGAAGGAAATCTGCCATTCTGAAAGAAAAGGGGCAGctctgaagagagagaaagagaaggaggtCACCATCCACCCACAAAGAGGTTGAAACAGAATCAGAACCCTGAACAAATGACTTGTATTTCATTTCTGCCGTTGAGAAGGCATGATCGAAGTGATTCTTTCTATCTCTAGATGAGGAAAAGGTATAGCCTTCCAATAACTTAATTGGGGGGCCCTAATTGGGTAAAATGCCCAAAGATACGCTTAACATTGACAAATCTCATGCAGATTAGTTTCTGTGGGATATAATATTAAGCTATATCGAAGTGATTCTTTCTTAGATTAAAGTTAGATAAGTAAACTTATGCAAGAAACTTAGGCGTATTTGTGAATTAGATATGTTCTTCATATTCGTTTTGAGATAGTAGCAAAgtagcttttcctttttttttttttttaactgacaGTTTTCTTCACAGCCATGGTCCACTGATGTTGTGAAAGGGCGAATCATGACTGAAAATCGTAAACGGAGTTGCAGAACTTCATTCGCAAGAATAAGAAAtcaaggaaaaaggagaagctGACGAATATTCAAGGAAGAATTTCTTACTTTCAGCCAAGCTGCACAATAACAATTCCTATTTATCTATCTCTATCTGAGGAAACAGTGCACCCGATCAAGCAAATAAGGAAAGAACTTTTAAAAGATTGTAgatctaaaaatgaattttgtgaACCCAAGTCTCATATAGCCTTTGGTCTCTCGCATCACAGATCTTCCAAAAGGTGATATGCCATTTACAGTATCAACTGTGAGTACCAGTTCATTCTATCAaaaagcagcagcaacagaGTGCATCAGATGCACAAGTGTACTTCTTTGCAGCCTAGAACAACTGCAACAGGTCAAACTATTTATCGTGAGCAGTAACAGTTCAATCTTCCCTCTGTTCATATAGATTTTCACGCTATCCATGACACCGGAGTATGAAATCTACTGCTTCTTTCCAGATCGATTCcagttcttcctaaaacgtacGACAGAATATGAACTTTGGACCTTATCATGCAATCACTGCCTGATCCTTTTTTTCTCCATGTAAagcatgcatatgtattgacaATTCATTAATTCAAAAGCCAGCTTTCGTTATTATTATCTCCATTCAGACAATACTGGGTCTTCTTTGACACACTGCATGAATTAACCTCTTCCAACATGGCAGGTGCTTTGTGGATCCTGTCTTGTACTTAAGTAGGAGGATCGTCTACGACTATTTGCTTTCATCACTTGCATGGTTAGTTTTCTGCAAAACAGATTTCTTTCTGGGGAAAACCCgccatttgaaaagaaaagggacatcagggagagagagagagagaaagaggccaTCAGACGCCAACTACGGGGTTGAAACAGAACCAAAATTCTCAAGACGTTAATAGCTTGTATTTCACTTCtgctgaagaaaagaaaaggaatgatCAAAACCAAAACCAGGTCCGAATTGCTTAGTTAAACAAAGGATTTTCGGGTTGCATATGACTGTTTGATAATGAGACAGCTGAGGTTTGAAATATTCTGGTGAGTGGGGGTTTGCTGTCTTTATGCGGTTGTCCGTCGAACGCTAtggggaaagaaaaaatagtcCTGTATCGATGAAATGGAAAAAGGCCAGCCGAGAAGAGAGGTATAAAAGGGCTTGAAGATGCAATGGAAACTCATACTTACCTGGACGGGGTCTATCGGTGATCAAAAAGGCCGATTGCCTAGGGCAACTGCCTCCATTGCACTCAGGAGGAGAGTTGTTCTACCATCTCCCCAAGTGGGAGAGTGGACGTCATAATTTGTGGTAGCGGGGGAACGCGTTCGCGCGGCCCCCACCATTACCTAATGAAAAATCTTCGTCCACCTTCATGCCGCCTTAGTCTATCTCAACACCTTCTCCGTGTTAGTAGGTGTGATATAATAACAATGTTTGAATATTTTCAGCACCGGCTTTCTAAGCTATCTATAATTTTGATTTCGGCTTATCAGATTTGAAGAATAGATGCTCAAGTTCATTCCGATGgacaatgagaaaaatgttgaaactgCATTCATTTTAATGTAATTATAGTGAGGTACAATTTGTCTTCTGATGAATCGACCTTCTGGGTCCGTTTTGAGACCAAAATTCAGTAACAACCTTATGATATTCGTTCATTGTagaaatttaatgttttttcctGCTCATATATATAGTGTTGAGTGACCTTCGGAGTTTGGAGAGGGGAGGGACCTCTAATAAACAGAAACTGAAGACTTCTTCTACTCCCAAAACATTTTTGTAAACCAAGATAActaattaagaaaataatatttaggTAAATTAGTAAAAAAGCGAGGACTTTTTATTCTTAACTAATCCAAGATCTAAATAGTATGTCCCTAAAACCTGACATGGTTCTGAGACAAACCAGCCAGCAAGCAAAAAGAACTATTAAACATCAATTCCTTCGCCATACTATTTATTAGATAAAATTATCAAATGCCAGTTTATTAAGTAGCACCAGTGGTCTAGTGGTAGAATAGTACCCTGCCACGGTACAGACCCGGGTTCGATTCCCGGCTGGtgcataaatttttgttttctttttacccTGTCAGACTTCTACTTCAccttttcacttcttttctttgctCGTAGGTTAAGGTGCCACTGCCGCAGTACCAAGAGTTTTGACATGAAAAAGGGGAAGCGGGGCGCCCATTAACACATTAGCTCTTGTTACACTTAACAGTTATGCACTGCAGCCGGCGTATTTCCTGGTTGAACCTGAAGAAAACTGAGAAACGTTGAATGAACGGAAAGATCGAGAGTAATACAGTACAATTTTTAAtcttgaatagaaaaaaaagtatgtcCATAATAATAGAAAACTCATACTTGCTTATCGAGATATATATTTCACAATGTTTATCGAGATACAACGGCGAACTAGGAAGCTCGCATCTATAAGACAATTGCATTTTAGATCGCCTGGAATAACTTTCGTCAGATCTGTGATAGACTCATACTCtgaattaaaatataaattggaAGGTGCACATTTATAATTGAGTGTAGGTGTCGTTATGTGTTCCAGATTTTAAGGACTGCACCTAACTTTAGGCAATTCGCGAGAGGTAAAAGTCATCCCCCTTTTCCTTTATCTTCAGGGTTGAAGGCTGCTTCGAAACTTCTATTTACTTATGGTACACTTTTCCATTGAATATCGTGGGTTTGCACCTCAATTAAATAACACCGATAACAATCGTACTTTCGTTCAGGTTGTCACAAATCTGTCGGTTTAACCAACTATATTATGCCATTTCGAGCATCCACTTTAGCTCCCACCTAAATTGCATCATGACCGTCCAATGTGTAAATCGGAGGCCTCATCTTTCCTGCTTCACTAATTCCCCAAAATTTATATTGggcaaaacattgtttttttttttcttttctagtgaATTAAAAACAAAGGACATTCTCAAAACTACAGTTTGGTAAAAAATGCTGTTGGGTGGCAAGTTGGTATGCTATTTCAACATTGTCATTTGGTTATTGGagctttttttggttttttatttttatgttttcattttgtgGGTATCGTCATTCTAAAGCTTTTTTCTCTAGGAATCTAAAATAGGGAATTCAGGTTTTGACGTCCTTATCATGGTGCTCGACGATTTAGCCTCATTAATATGCAAACGttcatttatattatttttgacCATTTCAACATCGGCACCAGTGGTCTAGTGGTAGAATAGTACCCTGCCACGGTACAGAGCCGGGTTCGATTCCCGGCTGGTGCAAAACTTTCCccctttcatctttttttttttcctttcgaTTTCCAGCTCACTTTCGcgttttcctcattttttttaagcgGAACAACCCAACTTCTCCTTTCACAATAGCTAGGTGCACACACACCCGAGCGCGCgaattttgattattttgttaCTTATTGTTGAACATTATGAAGCATGGATTTTGATCTCTTGCAAAATTTGATCGACATCATAATACATAGGTGCACACACGTAAAACCTGCCAACATGTGGCAGATGAAACCATCTGATTCGAAAATATTCGTACCTCAAGTAATTTGCATATGAGAATATGTAAATAACATAAAAAGCCGTATATGTGACCATACATTTGCTCCAAACTAATGGTGAAAACTTTTTGGGAGTGTTTGTCCTCTTTTTTTCATTGCAATTTTTACTTTGAGACTTTAGTAGAGAGTAGTACACCTATAATGTAATACATTCCGAACTTTTATTTGCTGTCTGATCAACGtttcaaacaaacaagaaatgTGTATTTATTGTCTTGAGGAACGTGTATTTGTTGTCTTGATAAGAATTAGAGGCATGGTTTGTTCTATTAATACAAGCGGGATGACCTTGAAGAATATCTAAtaattaaaacatatttttattggAATTTAACATATGTAAATTGACTTAATCAATTGTggtagtctttttttttttagtacgCACTTGCGCACATGGACTTGACTagagtacgagagagagagagagagagagaagagattgaTTTTTATTGGGGCTCACACGATGTTTATTGGTCGCAGTCAGAACTACCAGCCTTCGTTCCTGCTCCGTCATGGACCGCAGGTGAAAATTTCGAGGGTTTTCTTTTACttataattttaagaaaaaaaaaatcttgtttgcGGGTCTTTAATGAGAGGTATGAACTTAATTTGGAAAACAGAAAGCTAttagttgaaaaagaaaaagaatttaaaaaatttcacttcaGATCTTTATTTGACAGTTTCCATGGAAGTGAAGTGCTTACTAAAATctcataaaaggaaaaagtagaTGGAAAAAAGGAATTTCATGGCGGTGGGCTATAATAGTTCCGTGGGTGAATTTTCTCCCGCGTTGGTTAAGGCGGTAAAGGTCTCTTCGGGGATATCCGATAAAATTGCTTAGGCGGTAGAGGGCCCAAAATATAGCAGAGAAGGAAGTTTCTTCCCCCTTTCCTACGCTCTCAGGACGGGCCATCAGATTCACATCGGGGCCTCTTTGGAATTAAATTCACCTTTTCCACTTAATCTCTATTAACCCAAGCGCCAGCCCAATGCTGGTCGCTCGAATCTGTAGGCTCTGGGAGAAATGCCGGCTTTGGCCTATGTGTCTCTGTCTGTGTTGTGGCCTCTGACCGAACGGGAGGCGGCATCATTCCTATCCTGATTCCTTTCTCTTTCGCTGTCTCTTTCTCTGCAACAAGTAACCGGATATCCTTCTCCATCTTGTCATTTTTTCTCGAACACCCATCTCCGATTCTACTATTTTCCCTTCGAAGTTCTGTTTGAGGATTCGATCGTTGGTGGTGTCCCTTTTCTGTCTACAAGGGACAAGAAGTTAACGTAATCTCGCCGCTTGTTGCTTATTTTATGGAGGAAGAATTCGATCCCCGCAGCCACAAGGACGACGAAGCAGCGGAGTCGCTGGAATTGGTGCTCTTTCATGTAAATGAGTGCTATGTATATCTGGTAGGCCTTGACACACGGCCTTCGCTTAAAGATTAATTTCTTTGTTGATTAGCCTGGAGTTTTTTGGACTGccgtctttgttttttttcttttaaagattTCGCTTAATTTGTGACTGTGGTGCTCATGATGTTGCGATTGTGTGATGCGAAAGTGGGTATATTATTTTTCGGTGATTGAAGAGATTAGGTAATCGTGATTAATCGTATAAACGTTAAGgttggatctaaatctgtttGCCATCGATCACACAGATGAATTGGTTTTGTTGGTCGTTTTAGTTTGATATCCTGAGGGGATAAAGTATCTCGTATTTGATTTGAGGATATTTGCCACGCGATTTTTGCAATTCGGTGTTGAAAAAAAAGTCGCATTCCGTTGTCAGGAATACTTAACATCGCATTTATATTTCCATGCCAAGGATCTTTAGAACGTTATAGAAGCAAATGTTCTCGACGGAGGACTTTCTTACCCACATTCAATTTTGATATCTTGTACATGGTTAAATTCACTGTCGGTTTCAAGTGGGAACTGCATATTAAGCACAGACATCGTGGCATACTTATAATCCGCCCAAAAGTCACACCTCCAGTGCCCACTTCTAAAGGGACACACACCTGTGGGTGCGGTACTACCGAGCTCCTGCAACTTGAATGTCTTAAACCAAACCACCGGAAAATGCCTCTTTGGGTTTCCATCATTGAGAAAAAAGCAAGGTGAAAAGTTGTAGCAAAACTTACACCATTTGGGATTCTTTTTACGGAAGCGCTTAGTTTCAAAGAGTTTCATGTACATACACATTGCTGAACTATTTGCTGGCAGCTACAAGAATGCTGCATGCTtgcttttcctgttttcttttcctttccttctgtATATCTCTATGTGATTACTGTTCTGTTGGTGGGATGTCCAATATCTAGCAAttactgttctttttttttttatctatataaGTTGTAACTATCTTATTTATTCTGTATCAGGCTTGCTGTTGTTTGAGCATGGTACATCAGCATATATAGTTTCTCTTTGAACAGAAAATAAtgcaaattttggttttggtatTAACAATGTAGTTTGCTTTCGGCCTTCGAAATTTACTCGGTCTTGCTGCTGATACCTGTGTAAAAAGTCCCAGCATATATGCTTCTtagacactttttttttggcatgaaTTTTTTAGTAAATCTCGTTCTTGTGGCTCAAGTAACTGCCCTTATCTTGCTGaaacttatgttttttttttttttttggtagataCCTCCAAGAAAAAGTGCTGCCTCTTGCaggtaatattttttttatctgttttcttTTGATCAGATGCTATAAACATGCAGActttctatttgattttttttttctgccgtCTTAGAGTAGTAAGTAGGCTCCAGATAGTCTTACGACTCTTATCCCCTAAACATTATAaatttctttaaggaggacaattttaaatttttaactgcTATACTGACATGCACTCACAAGTTTATTCTTGGAAGAATATTTAGCAGGAAAAGTATATTCTAACTTAAGCCATTTTGCTTTGCTGAATGTGTTTCTGGGGTGGCATAACCTCAACAAATCATTTTGCACTATAGTTTGATGATCaacaaaatcacattttctgGTACTTAACTTCTAAGTTGTTAAAATTGAAAGTCAGAGACAAGTTATTGAAGCGACTTGTCAGTCCAATTCTGTTGACTAAAGTAAAAATCAATGAGGTATGAGCACACGTTTAAAATGCCAAaagtaataagaaaacataaaaatatccTTATAAATCATAATAAATGTATACTTTGATATGTcagaaatttgaattcatgagATACGTAGACAAAAtgtttcacatatatatatagaaagggAACTGGATCTTGACTTCTACTGATCCAGGCAACCTTGACTACTATTTCTATATCTCTtcatctcctctccttcctctaTTCAATCACATCAAGTAATGATAGAGATAGAGATCAAAGTGAGAGTTGCTAGGCTTGGTGGTTGTGAAGTTGCAGTGTCCTATATGCTATGTTACATAAGTGTGGGGTGTTGGTGCCGCTGCGGCTGTGGATGTGGGTGTTTACacagcaatttttcaaaaaaaaaaaggtgcgggtgcggcgaggatgtatatacatgtgtgtgtatatatgtatataaatcattATCTATATTTAGATATAAACTTTTTGTACTAGCGATAgtttagttatgtgcacatttaaaatggtcagttttggattGGTCTGGCTGACCGAACCAGATGTGCTGTGTCGgagaagcaccagcaccagcatcgGTCGAGTGCGACATGGGTGCAGCAGACATTTAAAAGCACCGATGCGACATagtctatatgtatgtaaattttttgataaataataatgatgatgatgatcataataataacaataatagaatgaagaaaggaaaataagaacatatatatatatatatatatatatatatatacatacatacatacatatacacacacacacacgcaggAAAATTGAATCGTGATTCTAGACCCCCTGACATTTGGGGACAACAAGCTA
Coding sequences:
- the LOC116245871 gene encoding uncharacterized protein LOC116245871, which gives rise to MEQEKPPPSATVRQQAGQCLYKEEGLLRPPRRTNAVVWCFAIFCSICSLLLILASVITLIVFLAVKPEHPSFDIANASLNSIYIDSLSLLNGELFILANFTNPTQRIDVGFEYLNIELLFHGTLIAARAIKPFEQRSGGSRLQTIQMVSSEVPLPPMVLLELQRQVRNNRIQYEIRGNFKTRAGLGLSQITYWVNRQCLVELTSPPNGVLVGRSCRTN